Below is a genomic region from Halictus rubicundus isolate RS-2024b chromosome 11, iyHalRubi1_principal, whole genome shotgun sequence.
AAATAAGGAGATTGTTTTCTAGACGATTCGTTTCGGTTGAATTACAACAACTGTATGCCATTGAATTTACCATTGCTCTTTTCTTTCCGGTTAAATTGATATTACAAAGTGCTGTCAGTAATTTCTAAGGGATACATTCGATTTCGATGCGACCAGAAATTGAAACAATGGGGAAAAGATTGTCACAAGAGAAGGCTAGCCGTGCGTTGCTCGATAAATCTAAAGTACATCTTTACCATTCGGTTTTTAGAAATGTAAATAGTACTTAAAACATTCTTATTAGCATCGTATTAGCCATAATATATTAATTCCATCTCTAATGGCAATAAGATTATTATACACTACAAAGCACTGCCATAATTTCAACTAATGTCATATTAATTTCGGAGTCCTGCCAAATAACGTTACAATCATACCAAATCAAAGAACGTCTCGTGAAATATACTTTTTTTGATGTATTCAAAAAATGCATCGATAACGATCGAACGTTGCATACGCAtctcgtatatatatatattaccaCTCGATTTTCAGCGGGAAAGAGAAACGTCTTATCGCTTCGTCGAAGAATCAAATTCCTGTATTTGCAAAATGTATATTTTCGGTGACCGTTACAACGGAATTTTGCGCATACGAGGAACGTATTCGTAATCTTCTCGATTGCACAGAATTTAATGATCGAAGCCAGTTGTTGATTAAAAGATATATATCTATATCAAATTCTATCGTCATTGAATTTTCATACTATATTTCGATTTCTTTCTCGGGTTTCGATACATATACATTTGATTCGATTGATCGCACCCCCATTCAGTAGTTTGACCacactagactgcggacgtaCGTGATGCATGCATACAAGATGTCATCgattttttctatttctctGAATATATCGAAACGATTTCCGGAGAGGAAACAATGAGCATGCTGCGATACCAGAAATCGATCCGCAGTCTGTCGATTACATTAAAGTTGCAAAATCTGTGTCCGATCTATTTCGACTTCGCGGTGAACGAACAAACGAGGAAAacaaaggagagagagagagagagagagaaaaagaaaaaaaaagagcacgGTGCATGCAACTTTAGTGAAATAGTAAACTATCTGTAGAGCATAAAGTAGGGAGAAACCTTGTGTAGCCACAAACAATCACGAGTATTCTGTTAACGCGGTGACTTGTTGGCGTACGGTATTAGGTTAGGTTCCTCGTAACCTACCTCGTCTCTCTTGTTACGCCTACTATTACACTGTTATTGTTGAAAACTCCatattaataagaaataaatatattgtctCAAAATACGCGGCGTTCTTCATTCATCGAATACCACGCATACGAACGTCGACAGAGAACGCGATCACCGATCAATAGCGATCGATATATTATGTGTACCGTCgtctacatacatacataccatAAGCTTTATCGAatatgttaaaatattttaaactcGATAGAATATATAGAGTTAATTTTCTGCATGCGCGTATACTACAATTTACTACCAAGGTTGACGCGTTTATAAATAAACCGATTACAATTACTTCTAAATCGTGTGCACCACGAGGTTTCGTCTAGCTTATCACAGGGGTCAAGAGAAAAACCGAAATCcatgatatatgtataatctTAAAATTAAATTGGCAAACTAACAATGAATATTCAATGTTCTGCATATTTTATTGCTCGAAAAACAATAACTTGAGAGTTACAATGTATATAGTACAATATTTACAGAGGCGGTCGGTTAGCAGGGGGGCTACCCAGTTGGTCGGGTACTTGACGGGTACCCGGGATACTCGGGTGTCTAATTAATTATCGGGTCTAGCATAAGTCGAACCGGTGGTTCAAAGGTGCGGAGAAAATGAGTGGTCCGAAAAGTACAGAGTCAACGCGACGACATGCGTGCGACGCGATAGCTATGTAGGTACGTGGTTCATCGGGCAGAGTAAGCGCGCGAACCAAAGAATTTGCAAGTCATTCGCGTCATCTACGATCACGAGTGCTGTTTCACGGTCGAACTTTCGTTTGTGTCTGTTCCGACGGCGCGGTTCCTGCTGCTGGTGGttggtgctgctgctgctgctgctgctgctgctgctcggctcgcaaaaattttcaatttaccgAAGTGTGTGATCGATGGTGCGATGATTGACGCGACACAATTGACAACCGAGTACCGGTCACAATCGTGTTAATTATCACGTGTTCGCTCGGCGTCCGACAATTTTTCACCGCGTATTACTACCGAGAAAAGTATTACTTCCCCCTGATACTCGATTCTACAGAGAATCTGTGTCGACTATGGCTACATAGTAGCAGACGGTTATCGACTCGTTTCGATGGGCTAACCCTATAGACGCTGTTACGCGCATGACAATTTCTCAAAAAGAAAGGATACATACACGAGCGTCCACAGGAGTGTGCAGTGGCCGAAAAAAACACTGTTTTTCAATGTTTCTCTGCCGAGGCTCGAAGAAAAGAAACACTGCACCGTGCGTGGTTTGTTGTAACGTCCCGTAAACGTAAACGTTCTGTTGTAGATTGAACGCGTGCGCGCACACTGTCTCCAGCAACCATaatcgcgctcgcgctcgcgctccTCGAGAGAGCctgagggagacagagagagagagagagagagagagagagagagtgcgttCGCCTAATTCTTGCCTAATTCATAGAGTGCATCATCGATGAATTAATCGTCGAATTATGACCGTTCCGCTCCATCCATTCCCCTCCTCTTGATCTCGACGGACGTCAAGAAAATTGACACGGCCAAGCACACGAGTTcctttaaatatatatattctgcATTTTTCTCGACCGTCGCGTGTCGGAGTCGGAGTCGGAGGGCCTGTCTTGGCTTCTTAGTCATTCGTGTAAGTGTTTGCGTTACAACGCGTGTATTCACGCCGATTTGTTCCCGAGATAAATGCAAGGGGAATAGCGCGTTGATTGTCGCGTCATACGAACGCATCGCGTTTGGTAACCGTTCGAGTGTCACAGGCCTTTACGAAAATCAAGACCGAACAATGTTAGAGAGTGCGATAAAGTTTCCGTTCGGTGTCAGCTGCCGAAACTTCTGACAGCACGGATTTCAGTTTTGGAACGATTTTCAGCGTGAACGGTAACAGTGAAAACACGCGTTGACAAAATCCGAGCGTCGAAAGGCTCGACCGATTAGCTGGCACTTTTAGGCAGCGAACTCTCGATCGCGCCGTTCCGACACTCGAACAGTTAATCCGAGTTGTATCGATGATCGGTCCAGCGAAATTCCCCGTTtgattttccaatatttttcagTTTATTTTAATGGATGAAGTCAAGAGAGATTGTCCCAACAGAAAGGAAGCTCGTAGCAGCTTCCAATATCAGAACCTTGGATCTAGCTTGCCGTTCATGGCATCCGATGACAAAGATCTGGAGGGTATGGATAGACATGAAGATCTCGGTGACATGACATTTCATATGACCAGCTACATCAAGGATGCCATGAAGATGATGTTCATTATGCGTACTCATCACATGCTCACCGACGTTGTGCTGGAAGTAGGCTCTGAACTGTTCCATGCGCATAAAGTTATTCTAGCAGCTGCCAGTCCGTATTTTAAGGTAATTTATAGAACGTTCGCCGTGGTTGTTATAGAACAACGAACAAAACAAAGTCATAAAATCATTTGTAATGTTATAGGCAATGTTTACAGGAGGCTTGAAAGAATCTGAAATGAACAGGGTGAAACTTCAGGGTGTCTGTCCAACTGCTATGGCGCGTCTAATGTACTTTATGTACACCGGTCAAATCAGGGTTACAGAGATCACGGTGTGTTCGCTTTTGTCCGCAGCCACTATGTTCCAGGTAGATGAACGTACGATTAACCCTTCGACCGCGAAAGATTAATAATCTACCCCGCTCGATCGTAGTGTTTTGTGTCTTGGTGCTTTGCAGTCGAACGGTTAATGTATTGGTACGCGCTGCGATCTTGCTCTGTACAAGTATTTATTGTCGTTTTCACCGCAGGTTAGTAATGTCATAGAGGCCTGTTGCACATttctggaaaaacagttagatcCGACGAACGCGATTGGAATCGCGAATTTCGCCGAACAACATAACTGTCAAGGTTTACACCAGAAAGCGAATCAATTTATTGTTCAACATTTTAGTCAAATATGTCAGGAAGAGGAGTTTCTGCAATTATCGGCGATACAATTGATAGCCCTAGTGAGAAGAGACGAGCTGAACGTGCAGGAAGAGAGAGAAGTGTACAATGCCGTGTTGAAATGGGTAAAGTACAACGAAGAGGCCCGAGGAGCGAAAATGGAGCACATACTGCACGCGGTCAGGTGCCAGTACCTCACCCCGAATTTTCTTAGGGAGCAGATGAAGAACTGTGACGTATTAAAAAAAGTACCTGCATGCAAAGAGTACCTTGCACAAATATTTAAAGACTTGACCCTGCACAAGAAGCCGGTCGTCAAAGAGAGAACAC
It encodes:
- the Keap1 gene encoding kelch like ECH associated protein 1 isoform X1 — translated: MDEVKRDCPNRKEARSSFQYQNLGSSLPFMASDDKDLEGMDRHEDLGDMTFHMTSYIKDAMKMMFIMRTHHMLTDVVLEVGSELFHAHKVILAAASPYFKAMFTGGLKESEMNRVKLQGVCPTAMARLMYFMYTGQIRVTEITVCSLLSAATMFQVSNVIEACCTFLEKQLDPTNAIGIANFAEQHNCQGLHQKANQFIVQHFSQICQEEEFLQLSAIQLIALVRRDELNVQEEREVYNAVLKWVKYNEEARGAKMEHILHAVRCQYLTPNFLREQMKNCDVLKKVPACKEYLAQIFKDLTLHKKPVVKERTPNTRRVIYIAGGFLKHSLDVLEGYNADEKTWTQHAKLVVPRSGLGGAFLKGMFYAVGGRNNSPETRYDSDWVDRYNPVTDQWRACSPMSVPRNRVGVAVMDGLLYAVGGSAGAEYHSSVECYDPDMDAWSNVKSMHIKRLGVGVAVVNRLLYAIGGFDGTNRLNSVECYHPENDEWTMVSPMKSSRSGAGVANLSQYIYVVGGYDGTRQLNSVERYDTEKDLWEFVSSVTIARSALSVTVLDGKLYAMGGYDGENFLRIVEIYNPAEDVWEQGEPMTSGRSGHASAVSYHQCPIHCDHLDHNMALEKPPS